A window of Sutcliffiella cohnii contains these coding sequences:
- a CDS encoding glycine betaine uptake BCCT transporter, with product MKNASTVFYTSVVILAIFVFMGIVMPSTLEQATNSAQGVITDSFGWYYLVLVTSFVFVCFYLLVSPVGRIKLGKEDDKPEFSRPTWLAMLFSAGIGIGLIFYGTYEPISHYMISSPTGQEGTDQGIKDAMRFTFFHYGIHAWAIYGSVAMALAYFTFRKGELSLISRTLRPLIGKHADGSVGKAIDVIAVVSTVMGVAASLGFGAMQINGGLSYLFGVPSSMTSQTLIILVVTILFMISAMTGLSKGIKILSNINMRLTAVLFLAVFIFGPTLFTLNLFTDTLGAYMQNFINMSFRIAPLNEEARSWINGWTIFYWAWWIAWAPFVGVFIARVSKGRTIREFVIGVLLVPTVIGFLWFTTFGSAAIVTEMSGLLSISSLAPEESLFGVLEGFPLSMALSLLSILIIVTFFVTSADSGTFVLGMMTTNGSLNPSRIIKATWGIFLSITAIALLYSGGLQALQNTMILAALPFSIIILLMVVSLLKSLNKEAKELGIGQIINIEKPVKKSKKNVKKAG from the coding sequence ATGAAAAATGCATCAACTGTTTTTTATACATCAGTAGTAATATTGGCTATTTTTGTTTTTATGGGGATCGTCATGCCCTCAACGTTAGAACAAGCAACAAATAGTGCGCAAGGAGTAATAACGGACTCATTTGGGTGGTATTACCTTGTCCTAGTGACTTCGTTTGTTTTTGTGTGTTTTTATTTATTAGTAAGTCCAGTTGGCCGAATTAAGCTTGGGAAAGAGGACGACAAGCCTGAGTTTTCACGTCCAACTTGGCTTGCGATGTTATTTAGTGCAGGGATCGGGATTGGCCTAATTTTTTATGGTACATATGAACCAATTAGCCATTACATGATTAGTTCTCCAACAGGTCAAGAAGGTACAGATCAAGGAATCAAAGATGCGATGAGATTTACTTTCTTCCACTATGGAATTCATGCATGGGCAATTTACGGTTCAGTAGCGATGGCACTAGCTTATTTTACTTTTAGAAAAGGGGAACTAAGCTTAATCAGTCGTACGTTACGACCTTTAATTGGCAAACATGCGGATGGCTCGGTCGGGAAAGCCATTGATGTTATTGCAGTCGTCTCAACCGTAATGGGAGTAGCTGCTTCATTAGGATTCGGTGCAATGCAAATTAATGGAGGATTATCCTATTTATTTGGTGTACCAAGCTCAATGACAAGCCAAACGCTTATTATTCTCGTTGTCACTATCTTGTTTATGATTTCTGCCATGACGGGTTTAAGTAAAGGAATAAAAATATTAAGTAATATAAATATGAGGCTTACAGCTGTCCTTTTCTTAGCTGTTTTTATTTTTGGACCGACACTTTTTACACTGAACTTATTTACTGATACATTGGGTGCGTATATGCAAAATTTCATTAATATGAGTTTCCGTATAGCACCGCTAAACGAAGAAGCAAGAAGCTGGATCAATGGCTGGACAATCTTCTATTGGGCTTGGTGGATTGCATGGGCACCATTTGTCGGAGTGTTTATTGCCAGAGTTTCGAAAGGTCGTACGATACGAGAATTTGTGATAGGTGTACTACTCGTTCCTACCGTTATCGGTTTCCTTTGGTTTACAACATTCGGAAGTGCAGCCATTGTTACGGAAATGTCAGGGCTACTTTCTATTTCTTCATTAGCACCGGAAGAATCTCTTTTCGGCGTGTTAGAAGGGTTTCCATTGAGCATGGCATTATCCCTGTTATCGATTTTAATCATTGTTACGTTCTTTGTAACATCAGCTGACTCTGGTACATTCGTTTTAGGGATGATGACAACGAATGGATCGTTAAATCCAAGTAGAATTATAAAAGCTACTTGGGGAATCTTCCTGTCGATTACTGCAATAGCCCTCCTTTATTCTGGAGGTTTACAAGCTCTTCAAAATACGATGATTCTGGCAGCTCTACCATTTTCCATCATAATATTGTTAATGGTAGTCAGCTTACTCAAGTCTTTAAATAAAGAAGCAAAAGAACTTGGAATTGGTCAAATTATTAACATAGAGAAACCAGTTAAGAAAAGTAAAAAGAATGTTAAAAAAGCTGGGTAA
- a CDS encoding TetR/AcrR family transcriptional regulator: protein MSEINTKKDNAANDNLNLSKKGAETRRKILDAAEKVFGRKGYFEASIVNITQEAEVGQGTFYNYFQSKKDVYDQLIQHYNRNLRKAIKEKMTSATTHEEAQRNGFKAFFNWVKDHPELYSIVQQAIVVDQELYRWYYAKLADGFLKSLTVGVQDGEFKDIHLETIAYCLMSIGQFLGMRWVFWEGQNVPDEVFDSAMTLIFDGIKKS, encoded by the coding sequence ATGTCAGAAATAAATACAAAAAAAGATAACGCAGCAAATGACAACCTAAATTTATCGAAGAAAGGAGCGGAAACAAGACGGAAAATATTAGATGCTGCTGAAAAGGTTTTCGGCAGGAAGGGCTATTTTGAAGCATCTATTGTGAATATTACACAAGAGGCAGAGGTTGGTCAGGGGACATTTTATAATTATTTTCAATCGAAAAAGGATGTTTATGATCAGCTTATTCAACACTATAACCGTAATTTAAGAAAAGCTATTAAAGAAAAAATGACTTCTGCTACAACACATGAAGAAGCGCAAAGAAATGGTTTTAAGGCGTTTTTTAATTGGGTTAAGGATCACCCTGAATTGTATAGCATTGTGCAGCAAGCTATTGTTGTAGATCAGGAACTTTACCGTTGGTACTACGCAAAATTAGCAGACGGTTTTCTAAAAAGTTTAACGGTTGGCGTTCAAGATGGGGAATTTAAAGATATTCATCTTGAAACAATTGCTTATTGTTTAATGTCAATTGGTCAGTTTCTAGGAATGCGTTGGGTATTTTGGGAAGGTCAAAATGTACCAGATGAAGTGTTTGATTCCGCAATGACACTAATTTTTGATGGAATTAAAAAAAGTTAA
- a CDS encoding o-succinylbenzoate--CoA ligase, with protein MKGIAYWISKRAHINPDRIAVITDQEQLTYEKLEKLIINTASFLVNELKVKKGDRVAILSQNRLEYIVLLFAIARLQCVAVPLNIRLSVTELLYQITDSGTTVLVVDKDYYELGHSIEKEIGLQLVNINRFRDYENFSDSTITPEIDDEAPFIICYTSGTTGKPKGAILTQSNMHWNALNNILAIDLSSHDRSIVLLPLFHIGGLGLFAFPTLFTGGAIIIPGKFEPTKVITMIETFEATVVMGVPTIHQALLDCPSFQKEKMKSVRWFYSGGAPCPVELIEEYYDKGFLFGQGFGLTETSPTVFMLSREDAPRKKGSIGKPVVFSDYRLIDAQGNDVKQGDVGNLIVRGPNVMKGYWNRPEATSEAIINGWFHTGDLARVDEEGFVYIVGRKKEMIISGGENVYPLEVEQVIKQLPEIKEVAVVGSIDPKWGEIPIAFIAKKEGAFITEEQIQQHCLTNLAKYKVPKQIIFLEELPKNATGKIQKNRLTIKEKQVKQ; from the coding sequence ATGAAAGGGATTGCTTACTGGATTAGCAAGCGGGCCCACATTAATCCAGATCGAATCGCAGTCATTACAGACCAAGAACAACTTACATACGAAAAACTTGAAAAACTCATCATCAATACTGCATCATTTTTGGTCAATGAATTGAAGGTGAAAAAGGGAGATAGAGTGGCAATACTTTCACAAAATCGTCTTGAGTATATCGTACTTTTATTTGCCATAGCGAGACTTCAATGTGTTGCCGTACCACTAAATATACGTTTAAGTGTTACAGAACTTCTTTACCAAATAACAGATAGTGGCACTACTGTTTTAGTTGTGGATAAGGATTACTATGAATTGGGGCATTCAATTGAAAAGGAAATAGGATTACAACTTGTAAATATAAATAGATTTCGAGATTACGAGAATTTCTCAGATTCTACTATTACTCCCGAAATCGATGACGAGGCCCCATTTATTATATGTTATACGTCCGGCACTACAGGAAAACCAAAAGGAGCGATTTTGACTCAAAGCAACATGCATTGGAATGCGCTCAATAATATATTGGCCATTGATTTATCGTCTCATGACCGTTCCATCGTGTTGCTGCCACTTTTCCATATTGGTGGACTTGGGTTGTTTGCATTCCCAACACTTTTTACAGGTGGAGCTATAATTATTCCAGGGAAATTTGAGCCTACTAAAGTCATTACGATGATAGAAACGTTTGAAGCTACCGTTGTAATGGGAGTCCCTACGATCCACCAAGCATTACTCGACTGTCCATCCTTTCAAAAAGAAAAAATGAAATCAGTGCGCTGGTTTTATAGTGGTGGGGCACCTTGTCCAGTGGAGCTTATCGAAGAATATTATGATAAAGGCTTCTTGTTTGGTCAAGGGTTTGGCCTTACAGAAACATCTCCAACCGTTTTTATGCTTAGTCGCGAAGATGCACCACGAAAAAAAGGTTCGATAGGGAAACCAGTTGTCTTTTCTGATTACAGGCTTATTGATGCACAGGGGAATGATGTTAAACAAGGTGACGTTGGAAATTTAATAGTACGTGGACCAAATGTAATGAAAGGTTATTGGAACAGGCCAGAAGCAACAAGTGAAGCAATCATAAATGGGTGGTTTCATACAGGGGATTTGGCTCGAGTTGATGAAGAAGGCTTCGTCTACATTGTAGGTAGAAAAAAGGAAATGATTATTTCAGGCGGCGAGAATGTGTATCCGCTTGAAGTAGAGCAGGTTATAAAACAACTTCCTGAAATTAAAGAAGTCGCTGTAGTGGGAAGTATCGACCCAAAGTGGGGAGAAATTCCAATTGCTTTTATAGCTAAAAAAGAAGGCGCTTTCATTACGGAGGAACAAATCCAACAACATTGTTTAACGAATCTAGCTAAATATAAAGTTCCGAAACAAATCATATTTTTGGAGGAACTGCCGAAAAATGCAACGGGAAAAATTCAAAAGAACCGTTTAACTATAAAGGAAAAGCAGGTGAAACAATAG
- a CDS encoding MaoC family dehydratase, with protein sequence MARFTIGQTASCSKTFTEQDITLFADLSGDYNPVHIDKEYAKKTRFKAPIAHGLLTSSLLSQLLGYRLPGIGSVYVEQTIRFTAPVFAGDTITATGTVQEFIEEKNIVKLLTECHNQDGKLVLTGTAAMMVPKEGETI encoded by the coding sequence ATGGCAAGATTTACAATAGGTCAAACAGCTTCCTGTAGCAAAACCTTCACGGAACAAGATATTACGCTCTTTGCAGATCTAAGTGGTGATTATAACCCGGTTCATATTGACAAAGAGTATGCAAAAAAAACAAGATTTAAGGCGCCTATCGCCCACGGATTGTTAACCTCTAGTTTATTGTCTCAATTATTAGGATATCGACTTCCAGGAATAGGGTCTGTTTATGTGGAGCAAACGATTCGTTTTACGGCACCAGTCTTTGCGGGAGATACAATCACAGCTACTGGTACAGTTCAAGAATTTATAGAAGAAAAAAATATCGTTAAGCTTTTAACGGAATGCCATAACCAAGATGGAAAATTAGTGTTAACTGGAACGGCAGCGATGATGGTACCGAAGGAAGGAGAAACAATATGA
- a CDS encoding 3-oxoacyl-ACP synthase has product MKVGIEETSVFFPQQIETAADLAVKSGIPKHVIIEKFGLFEKHVADHTMHASDLAIAAAKPIVEKVDPLSIDVVIYFGSPHKDYYVWSSAPKISHELGTKNAYAFELMNVSSCFPIALKVAKDMIRSDATINNILLVGGCKESQIIDYENPRSRFMFNFADGGTAALVKRNATKSEILDSAIITDGSFHNDVRVPAGGSAYYPSFETVENRMHYIDVTDPASMKERLDPVSIPNFHQVIRQSVEKSGLTIEDIQLLLPLHTKRSMFKQLMNGINLKEEQAVYLDHHGHMSALDPCIGLHFASQQGKLKKGDIAVAVSAGTGYTWAATTIRWAG; this is encoded by the coding sequence GTGAAGGTCGGAATAGAAGAAACGAGTGTATTTTTTCCACAACAAATCGAAACGGCGGCCGATTTAGCTGTGAAGTCGGGGATACCAAAACACGTAATTATTGAAAAGTTTGGCTTGTTCGAAAAGCATGTTGCTGATCACACAATGCATGCATCTGACTTGGCCATTGCTGCTGCTAAACCGATAGTCGAAAAGGTTGATCCTTTATCAATCGATGTTGTCATTTATTTTGGAAGTCCACATAAAGACTATTACGTTTGGTCGTCGGCCCCAAAAATTAGTCATGAATTAGGAACAAAAAATGCCTACGCTTTTGAGTTGATGAATGTAAGCTCTTGCTTTCCAATTGCTCTAAAAGTAGCGAAGGATATGATTAGATCAGATGCTACCATTAATAACATTTTGCTCGTTGGTGGCTGTAAAGAATCACAAATTATTGATTATGAAAATCCTCGTTCAAGATTTATGTTTAATTTCGCTGATGGAGGTACAGCAGCCTTAGTGAAACGAAATGCGACGAAAAGTGAGATTTTAGACAGTGCAATTATAACGGATGGATCTTTTCATAATGATGTAAGAGTTCCAGCCGGAGGGTCCGCCTATTATCCAAGTTTTGAGACAGTCGAAAACCGAATGCATTACATTGATGTAACAGATCCAGCAAGTATGAAAGAAAGACTAGACCCCGTATCCATTCCAAACTTTCACCAAGTTATTCGCCAATCAGTTGAAAAAAGCGGGCTGACAATAGAAGACATTCAACTACTGCTTCCACTCCATACGAAACGTTCCATGTTTAAACAATTAATGAATGGCATCAACCTTAAAGAAGAACAGGCGGTGTATTTAGATCATCACGGACATATGTCGGCACTCGATCCATGTATCGGCCTTCATTTCGCTTCACAACAAGGTAAATTGAAAAAAGGTGATATTGCAGTTGCTGTAAGCGCCGGCACAGGCTATACATGGGCAGCTACTACTATAAGATGGGCAGGGTGA
- a CDS encoding 6-bladed beta-propeller has translation MIIGYKSITVEANTPEYTDSWGNEVEDSNLFRTPVTLAKDNHGYIYMTDMGNHRIVKIDPSGHIVGTYGQLGDGPGEFNMPFGVVIDNEGNVLVADTGNYRIQKFNPQFEYITSWGSEGLGDYQFGFPREIAIDSNNNYYITDEYNHRIQKYNSDGVYLLTIGEYGKEDGQLALPQGIAISNNDEIYVADTYNNRIQIYSSTGEFLRKIGDLNPGTGQYEFYHPRGINFDKETGSFYVADTYNNRIMKYSQNDYFLYSFGNYTSFIAPNQVLPDGNGNLYITDTGNNRLVVYQEYILSAGFKYSVGSARSDNKQYAGPFDIQSDSYGNLFVSDSFNHRILKYNSNGELISRWGSMYGMGGPYGYGHYYGQFFAPRQIAVDKYNYVYIADSANHRIQKFTNSGIFVAAYGSYGTLSGYFQFPSGVAVDSKGNIFVADSENNRIQKFNSFFVFQKSWGSKGTGDGEFFQPMQLAIDSKDNIYVVDRINNRVQKFDNNGNFLGKWGTNNGSGDLDPLENWGKEPGDLFLPTGIAVDQDNLVYVTDTSNNRMNVYDEYGNFLYEFGSFSGEDGDFFSPQGVSITSQGDIAIADGLLHRIQFFRK, from the coding sequence ATGATAATTGGTTATAAATCAATAACTGTAGAAGCCAATACTCCTGAATATACAGATTCATGGGGAAATGAAGTAGAGGACTCTAATCTGTTTCGTACACCAGTTACTCTTGCAAAAGATAATCATGGTTATATTTATATGACTGATATGGGTAACCATAGGATTGTAAAAATAGATCCCTCAGGACATATAGTAGGAACTTACGGACAGCTGGGCGATGGACCAGGTGAATTTAATATGCCTTTCGGTGTAGTGATTGATAACGAAGGGAATGTATTAGTCGCGGACACTGGAAATTATCGTATTCAAAAATTTAATCCTCAGTTTGAATATATTACTAGCTGGGGAAGTGAAGGTTTAGGTGACTACCAGTTTGGTTTTCCGCGGGAGATTGCTATTGATAGCAATAATAACTATTATATCACGGATGAGTACAACCACCGGATTCAAAAGTATAACTCAGATGGAGTGTATCTTCTTACAATTGGAGAATATGGAAAAGAAGATGGCCAGTTAGCGTTGCCTCAAGGTATTGCGATAAGTAATAATGATGAGATTTACGTGGCAGATACGTATAATAATAGAATTCAAATTTATAGTTCAACGGGTGAATTTTTGCGTAAAATTGGAGATCTCAATCCTGGAACTGGGCAATATGAGTTTTATCATCCTAGAGGTATTAATTTTGACAAAGAAACTGGATCGTTTTATGTGGCAGATACCTACAATAACCGAATCATGAAATATAGCCAGAATGACTATTTTCTATATAGTTTCGGGAATTACACTTCTTTTATTGCTCCAAATCAAGTATTGCCGGATGGAAATGGGAACCTATATATAACAGATACCGGAAATAATAGGCTAGTAGTATATCAGGAATATATTTTATCTGCAGGCTTTAAATATTCTGTAGGAAGTGCCCGTTCAGATAATAAACAATATGCAGGTCCATTTGATATTCAAAGTGATTCATATGGGAATCTCTTCGTCTCTGATTCATTTAATCACCGTATCTTAAAATACAATTCGAACGGCGAACTTATTAGCCGGTGGGGAAGCATGTATGGAATGGGTGGTCCCTATGGCTACGGACATTACTATGGTCAATTTTTCGCTCCAAGACAAATCGCTGTGGATAAGTATAACTATGTTTATATAGCCGATTCAGCAAATCATCGAATTCAAAAATTCACTAATTCAGGGATTTTTGTCGCTGCCTATGGCTCATATGGAACACTAAGTGGATATTTTCAATTTCCATCTGGGGTAGCAGTAGATAGCAAAGGTAATATATTTGTGGCTGACTCTGAAAACAATCGTATTCAAAAGTTTAATTCATTCTTTGTATTTCAGAAAAGTTGGGGATCAAAAGGTACAGGAGATGGGGAATTTTTTCAACCAATGCAGTTAGCTATTGATTCAAAAGATAACATATATGTTGTGGACCGAATTAATAATCGTGTACAGAAGTTTGATAATAATGGAAACTTTTTAGGGAAATGGGGAACTAACAACGGAAGTGGTGATTTAGATCCATTAGAGAATTGGGGAAAAGAGCCAGGAGACCTTTTCTTGCCGACAGGAATTGCTGTTGATCAGGATAATCTTGTGTATGTTACCGACACGTCAAACAATAGGATGAATGTTTATGATGAATATGGTAATTTCCTATACGAGTTTGGTAGTTTCAGTGGGGAAGATGGTGACTTCTTTTCGCCACAAGGAGTATCTATTACGAGCCAAGGAGACATTGCAATAGCAGATGGTTTATTGCATCGGATTCAATTTTTCAGAAAATAA
- a CDS encoding substrate-binding domain-containing protein, translating to MLKKNKFFKFVSIVSVITVLVFVAACSNQGASSSDDDTIKIGVLASLTGPLEAYGKQTIQGFELGLDYATDGTREVAGKKIVFIQEDTETKTDVAVKKATKLLEEDNVDFLVGSSSSGDTLAVLPLAEEYKKIMVVEPAAADSITGEHFNPYIFRTGRNSSQDAVAGAAAIASEGVRIATLAQDNTYGRDGIAAFIEAAEALGAEIVTEVYANPDSTDFTPNIQQVISEDPEYLFIVWSGSNAPWKQLKDMKVEEQGVKISTAVQDIASLKTMDALVGMEGYSIYYYTLPDNEVNDWLVEEHKKRFNGEVPDLFTAGGMSAAISIVEALKKTEGNVDADKLIETMEGMEFDTPKGTMKFRADDHQALQSLYAIVLENQDGVDHPIPVLIRELDMFETEPPIRNK from the coding sequence GTGCTTAAAAAAAATAAATTTTTTAAGTTTGTATCTATTGTAAGCGTTATCACTGTATTAGTCTTTGTTGCTGCGTGTTCGAATCAAGGGGCTAGTTCTAGTGATGATGATACGATTAAAATTGGTGTTTTAGCTTCGTTAACAGGTCCGTTAGAGGCGTATGGAAAACAAACGATTCAAGGATTTGAACTTGGCCTAGACTATGCTACCGATGGAACGAGAGAGGTTGCGGGTAAAAAGATTGTCTTTATTCAAGAAGATACAGAAACAAAAACAGATGTAGCGGTTAAAAAGGCTACCAAACTATTAGAGGAAGATAACGTTGATTTTCTAGTCGGCTCATCTAGCTCCGGAGACACATTAGCGGTCCTCCCGCTAGCAGAAGAATATAAAAAAATAATGGTTGTCGAGCCAGCCGCAGCAGACAGTATAACTGGAGAACACTTTAACCCTTATATTTTTAGAACAGGAAGAAACTCCTCACAAGATGCAGTTGCGGGTGCTGCCGCTATTGCAAGTGAAGGTGTGAGAATTGCAACATTAGCTCAAGACAACACATACGGCCGTGATGGAATTGCTGCTTTTATAGAGGCTGCAGAAGCATTAGGTGCTGAAATTGTTACTGAAGTATATGCGAATCCCGATTCAACTGATTTTACACCAAACATTCAACAAGTAATAAGTGAGGACCCAGAATATTTATTTATCGTTTGGTCAGGTTCCAATGCACCATGGAAACAGCTGAAAGATATGAAGGTGGAAGAACAGGGTGTTAAAATTTCGACAGCTGTTCAAGATATTGCATCTTTGAAAACGATGGATGCGCTAGTAGGAATGGAAGGTTATTCCATCTATTATTACACGCTGCCAGATAACGAAGTAAATGATTGGTTAGTAGAAGAACATAAGAAACGTTTTAATGGGGAAGTACCAGACCTATTTACAGCTGGCGGGATGAGTGCAGCTATATCGATTGTAGAAGCGTTGAAGAAAACGGAAGGTAATGTTGATGCAGATAAGCTAATTGAAACGATGGAAGGAATGGAGTTTGACACGCCAAAAGGAACAATGAAATTCCGTGCAGACGACCATCAAGCATTACAAAGCTTATATGCTATTGTGTTGGAAAATCAAGATGGCGTCGATCATCCAATACCTGTTCTAATCCGTGAGTTAGATATGTTTGAAACGGAACCACCAATTCGTAATAAATAG
- a CDS encoding ABC transporter ATP-binding protein, with protein MEHILETKQLSVSFGEHHVIQKVNFNVPKGKFISIIGPNGAGKTTLFNLLSGQIPPTEGEIHFKNNNITKLSIAERTRLGMGRSFQQTNIFPELTVLENVRMAVQSTAKDLYSLFPMPAKLRAQQEEAKKLLETVFLQDKSEFLAANLAHGEKRKLEIAMLLALKPELLLLDEPTAGISVEEVPAILKVIENIKSDDKNTIVLIEHKMEMVLHLSDYLVVLFNGELLAEGEPEKIMDDERVQSAYLGGFFHADSK; from the coding sequence TTGGAACACATATTAGAAACGAAACAGCTTTCCGTATCTTTTGGAGAACATCACGTTATCCAAAAGGTAAATTTCAATGTTCCAAAAGGTAAATTTATATCTATTATCGGACCAAATGGGGCTGGCAAAACGACTCTATTTAACTTGTTAAGTGGTCAAATACCACCAACTGAAGGTGAAATACATTTTAAAAATAACAATATAACGAAACTATCTATAGCGGAACGGACAAGGTTGGGGATGGGAAGGTCCTTTCAACAGACGAATATTTTTCCAGAATTAACGGTTTTAGAAAATGTGAGAATGGCTGTACAATCAACCGCTAAAGATCTTTATAGTTTATTTCCAATGCCAGCTAAACTTAGAGCTCAGCAAGAGGAAGCGAAGAAACTTCTGGAAACGGTTTTTTTACAAGATAAAAGTGAATTTTTAGCGGCAAATCTAGCGCATGGTGAGAAACGAAAGCTAGAAATAGCGATGCTTTTAGCACTGAAGCCTGAGCTTTTATTACTAGATGAACCGACAGCGGGGATTTCAGTAGAAGAAGTTCCAGCGATCTTAAAGGTAATTGAAAATATTAAAAGCGATGACAAAAATACAATCGTCCTAATTGAACATAAAATGGAGATGGTTTTACATCTGTCGGATTATTTAGTCGTATTGTTTAACGGAGAATTGCTTGCAGAAGGTGAACCTGAAAAAATTATGGATGATGAGCGGGTTCAAAGCGCCTATTTAGGAGGATTTTTCCATGCTGACAGTAAATAA
- a CDS encoding ABC transporter ATP-binding protein, translating to MLTVNNLETYINQFHILQGVSFDVKQGAITVLFGRNGVGKTTTLRSIMGYNEKTSGSITFNNEELIGLPTHIIAQKGIGYVPEDQAIFSSLTVEETFLLAQTNNKKYGAEKAEWMFELFPDLNRLRQKKTSLLSGGQKQMLAISRAYINSNDLLLIDEPSKGLSPIMVEKLMEALLLIKEKTTILLVEQNFFMASHIGDYFHIMDDGKIVHGGRMEDLRENPDITKKYLGIS from the coding sequence ATGCTGACAGTAAATAATTTAGAAACGTATATTAATCAATTTCATATTTTACAAGGCGTTTCCTTTGATGTAAAACAAGGAGCAATTACCGTTTTATTTGGTCGGAATGGTGTAGGAAAAACAACAACACTTCGCTCTATTATGGGATATAACGAAAAAACGAGTGGTTCTATTACTTTTAATAACGAAGAATTAATTGGTCTACCTACCCACATCATTGCACAAAAAGGTATTGGCTATGTGCCAGAAGATCAAGCTATATTTAGTAGTTTAACAGTGGAAGAAACGTTTCTTTTAGCACAAACAAATAATAAAAAGTATGGTGCAGAAAAAGCGGAGTGGATGTTTGAACTTTTTCCAGACTTAAATAGATTACGACAGAAAAAAACGAGTTTGTTAAGCGGTGGTCAGAAACAAATGCTTGCCATTTCAAGAGCTTATATTAATAGTAATGATTTGTTATTAATCGATGAGCCTAGTAAAGGGTTGTCTCCGATTATGGTTGAAAAATTAATGGAGGCTTTACTCCTTATTAAAGAAAAAACGACGATTCTCTTAGTAGAACAGAATTTCTTTATGGCAAGTCATATCGGCGATTATTTTCATATTATGGATGACGGAAAAATAGTTCATGGCGGAAGGATGGAAGATTTGCGTGAAAATCCAGATATCACGAAAAAGTACTTAGGAATTTCCTAA
- a CDS encoding branched-chain amino acid ABC transporter permease, with amino-acid sequence MNAIINLFVNGLSTGVLIFLLASGLTLIFGLMSVLNFAHGSFFVWGAFVGLWLYDLTNHFFVALIGAVLVGMLIGWLVERILIQPVYGNHIRQLLVTLGGMLVLIECIRIFWGSNPLRANMPDWLEGSFQFGGVILIKYRLFILVVGFLIYLLLWIILKKTTIGIMIRAGVDNREAVQALGINIKTVFSFVFLFGAGMAALGGFLLAPYSGIIFADMGMQYAILAFIVVIIGGLGSIPGAAIASIIVGLAGAFTAFYIPDLSLSINMLLLIFILLLKPTGILGEKGRA; translated from the coding sequence ATGAATGCTATTATCAATTTGTTTGTTAACGGTTTATCTACAGGAGTTTTAATTTTTTTGTTAGCGTCAGGACTTACATTAATTTTTGGTTTGATGAGTGTGTTAAATTTTGCCCATGGTAGCTTTTTCGTATGGGGTGCTTTTGTTGGTTTATGGTTATATGATTTAACGAATCATTTTTTCGTTGCATTAATAGGAGCAGTACTAGTTGGGATGTTGATAGGTTGGCTTGTAGAAAGAATACTAATTCAGCCTGTCTACGGAAACCATATTAGACAATTACTAGTAACACTGGGTGGTATGCTAGTTTTAATAGAATGTATTCGAATCTTTTGGGGATCGAACCCCCTCCGTGCCAATATGCCCGACTGGTTAGAAGGGAGCTTTCAGTTTGGCGGCGTAATATTAATTAAATATCGCTTATTTATACTAGTAGTAGGGTTTTTGATTTACTTACTCCTATGGATAATATTAAAGAAAACAACGATTGGGATTATGATACGCGCTGGAGTGGATAATAGAGAAGCTGTTCAAGCGTTAGGGATAAATATTAAGACCGTTTTTTCCTTTGTCTTCCTATTTGGTGCAGGGATGGCGGCTTTAGGAGGGTTTTTATTAGCCCCATATTCCGGGATTATCTTTGCTGATATGGGCATGCAATATGCGATTCTCGCCTTTATTGTTGTTATTATCGGCGGGCTAGGAAGTATACCTGGTGCTGCAATTGCATCTATTATAGTAGGTTTGGCGGGAGCATTTACAGCTTTTTATATACCCGATTTATCTCTATCTATCAATATGCTATTGTTAATCTTTATTTTATTGCTCAAGCCCACAGGAATTTTAGGCGAAAAGGGGAGAGCATAA